The following nucleotide sequence is from Pseudomonas putida S13.1.2.
GCCGGGGTGCCGAGGTCGCTGCTTTTATCAGAAGCGGGGTCGAAGAAATTGATCACTGCGCGGCCTCCATGGTGGTAAGCCCAAAATCGGCGGGGAAGTACTTGAGCGCGCTGGCCACCGGGTAAGCAGTCATGCCGCCCATGGCGCATAGCGAGCCGTACTGCATGGTGTCGCAGAGGTCGCGCAGCAACAGGGCCTGGTCGTGGCGTTCGGTTAAATCAGTCGATGCGATCAACCGATCGACCACTTCCATGCCCCGGGTGGAGCCGATGCGGCACGGGGTACACTTGCCGCAGGATTCTTCGGCGCAGAACTGCAGGGCGAAGCGCGCCATGCTGGCCATGTTCAGGGTGTCGTCGGCCACCACCACACCGCCGTGGCCGAGCATCGCGCCCATGGCGGCGAAGGCTTCATAGTCCAGCGGGGTGTCGAAGTGGCTGGGGGGTACCCAGGCGCCGAGCGGGCCGCCGACCTGCGCAGCCTTCAGCGGCCGGCCACTGGCCGTACCACCGCCATAACCCTCCACCAGCTCGCGCAGGGTCAGGCCGAAGGCACGTTCCACCAGTCCGCCCTGGCGGATGTTGCCGGCCAGCTGGAACGGCATGGTGCCCAGCGAGCGGCCCATGCCGAAATCGCGATAGAACGCCGCGCCCTTGGCCAGGATGATGGGCACCGAAGCCAGGGTGAGCACGTTGTGCACCAGGGTCGGCAGGCCGAACAGGCCTTGCAGCGCAGGCAGTGGCGGCTTGGCGCGGACGATGCCGCGCTTGCCTTCGATGGACTCGAGCAGCGCAGTTTCTTCGCCGCAGATATAGGCGCCGGCACCCACCCGCACTTCAAGGTCGAACGCCTGGCCGCTGCCGGCTACGTCGGTGCCGAGGTAGCCAGCATCACGGGCGATGGCGAAGGCCTGGTCCAGCACGCGAATGGCATCCGGGTATTCCGAGCGCACATAGATGTAGCCCTTGTCGGCGCCCACGGCCAGGCCGGCAATGATCATGCCTTCGATCAGCAGGAAGGGCTCGCCTTCCATCAGCATACGGTCGGCGAAGGTACCGGAGTCGCCCTCGTCGGCGTTGCATACCACGTACTTCTGCCCAGCCCCGGCGTCGCGCACGGTGCGCCACTTGATGCCGGCGGGGAACGCCGCACCGCCACGGCCACGCAGGCCGGAGTCGAGCACGGCAGCGACCACCTCGGCACCGTTCAGGGCCACGGCCGCTTCAAGGCCGGCAAAACCGCCATGGGCGCGATAGTCGTCCAGCGACAACGGGCGAGTGATGCCGGCGCGGGCGAACAGCAACCGCTGCTGGGTTTTCAGGTAAGGGATTTCTTCGACCAGCCCCAACGCCAGCGAATGGCCCTCGGGGTCACCGGCCAGGGCGTCGAGCAGTGACGGCACGTCTTGCGCAGTAACCGGGCCGAAACCAAGGCGCCCTTGCGCACTGTCGCACTCGATCAGCGGCTCCAGCCAGTACAGCCCGCGTGAGCTGGTGCGCTGGATGTCCAGCGGCAGCTGGCGGCGCTCGGCCTCGCGCTGCAAGGCATCGGCAACCTGGTCGGCCCCCACGGCACGGGCCACCGAGTCGCAGGGAATGTAGAGCTTCAGCATGCTGCGTCCTCCCGGCAAGCGTTTACCAATGCACGCAGGCGCTCAGGGGTAAGCCGCGCATGCACCTGGCCATCCAGCTCCAGCGCTGGCGAGCAGGCACAGGCGCCCAGGCAGTAAACCGGGCGCAGGCTGATGGCACCGTCGGCGCTGGTGCCATGGTCGTCCAGTGCCAGCTGATCACGCAGTTGCGCGGCCAGTGCCTCGGCGCCACGGCTTTGGCACGATTCGGCGCGGCACAGGCGCAGGGT
It contains:
- a CDS encoding formate dehydrogenase subunit gamma: MPDELLHLPVIHRILARDKATPGALLPILHAIQHDIGFIPDAAVPEIAHALNLSLAEVRGVISFYHDFRTSPPARHTLRLCRAESCQSRGAEALAAQLRDQLALDDHGTSADGAISLRPVYCLGACACSPALELDGQVHARLTPERLRALVNACREDAAC
- a CDS encoding formate dehydrogenase beta subunit produces the protein MLKLYIPCDSVARAVGADQVADALQREAERRQLPLDIQRTSSRGLYWLEPLIECDSAQGRLGFGPVTAQDVPSLLDALAGDPEGHSLALGLVEEIPYLKTQQRLLFARAGITRPLSLDDYRAHGGFAGLEAAVALNGAEVVAAVLDSGLRGRGGAAFPAGIKWRTVRDAGAGQKYVVCNADEGDSGTFADRMLMEGEPFLLIEGMIIAGLAVGADKGYIYVRSEYPDAIRVLDQAFAIARDAGYLGTDVAGSGQAFDLEVRVGAGAYICGEETALLESIEGKRGIVRAKPPLPALQGLFGLPTLVHNVLTLASVPIILAKGAAFYRDFGMGRSLGTMPFQLAGNIRQGGLVERAFGLTLRELVEGYGGGTASGRPLKAAQVGGPLGAWVPPSHFDTPLDYEAFAAMGAMLGHGGVVVADDTLNMASMARFALQFCAEESCGKCTPCRIGSTRGMEVVDRLIASTDLTERHDQALLLRDLCDTMQYGSLCAMGGMTAYPVASALKYFPADFGLTTMEAAQ